A region of Subtercola boreus DNA encodes the following proteins:
- a CDS encoding acyl-CoA carboxylase subunit beta, with amino-acid sequence MTVLSSRVDVGSDEFAANRAALLELIGRLDEQNALAVAGGGEKYVARHRSRGRLPVRERIELLVDPGSAFLELSALAAYGTEFTLGAAIVTGIGVVSGVECVVIAHDPTVRGGSMNPYTLRKNLRALEIARVNRLPVLYLVESGGADLPTQADLFIPAGRIFHELTALSADGVPSIALVFGSSTAGGAYVPGMSDYAVLVDQQAQVFLGGPPLVKMATGENADAEALGGASMHSRVSGLSDFFAVDERDAIRIGRQIVSRLNWVKAGPAPSRVPRPPRYPADELLGIVSADQRVPFDPRDVLARLVDDSDFDEYKELYGTSLVTGWATLHGYPVGVLANHRGVLFGEEAKKATEFILLANQSNTPLIFLQNTTGYMVGTSYEQAGIIKDGAKMINAVTNSTVPHLTVNMAASFGAGNYGMSGRAYDPRFLFSWPNMRQAVMGAAQLAGVMSIVGKASAANAGREFDAEADERQRQKVERQIESESEAFFMSGKIYDDGIIDPRDTRDALGIALSAAHSARVAGRSGFGVFRM; translated from the coding sequence ATGACAGTGTTGTCGAGTCGAGTGGATGTCGGCAGCGACGAGTTCGCGGCGAACAGGGCCGCCCTCCTCGAGCTGATCGGCCGCCTCGACGAGCAGAATGCCCTCGCGGTCGCCGGAGGCGGCGAGAAGTACGTCGCCCGGCACCGTTCGCGCGGCCGCCTGCCAGTGCGCGAACGGATCGAGCTGCTCGTCGACCCCGGTTCGGCATTCCTCGAACTGTCGGCCCTCGCGGCCTACGGCACCGAATTCACCCTCGGCGCCGCGATCGTCACGGGTATCGGCGTCGTCTCGGGCGTCGAGTGCGTCGTGATCGCGCACGATCCGACGGTGCGTGGGGGGTCGATGAACCCCTACACGCTCCGGAAGAACCTGCGTGCCCTCGAGATCGCGCGGGTGAACCGGCTGCCCGTGCTCTATCTCGTCGAATCGGGGGGTGCCGACCTGCCCACCCAGGCCGACCTCTTCATTCCCGCGGGGCGCATCTTCCACGAACTGACGGCCCTGTCGGCCGACGGGGTGCCCTCGATCGCGCTGGTCTTCGGCAGTTCGACGGCCGGCGGCGCGTATGTGCCCGGCATGAGCGACTACGCCGTGCTCGTCGACCAGCAGGCCCAGGTGTTCCTCGGCGGCCCTCCCCTGGTGAAGATGGCGACGGGCGAGAATGCCGATGCGGAAGCGCTCGGCGGAGCATCCATGCACTCCCGCGTCTCGGGTCTCAGCGACTTCTTCGCCGTCGACGAGCGCGACGCGATCCGGATCGGCCGGCAGATCGTCTCCCGCCTGAACTGGGTCAAAGCGGGCCCGGCGCCGAGCAGGGTGCCCCGGCCACCCCGGTACCCGGCCGACGAGCTGCTCGGCATCGTGTCGGCCGACCAACGGGTGCCGTTCGACCCTCGGGATGTGCTCGCCCGGCTGGTCGACGACTCCGACTTCGACGAATACAAGGAGCTCTACGGCACCTCTCTCGTCACGGGCTGGGCAACGCTCCACGGGTACCCGGTCGGCGTGCTCGCCAACCACCGGGGGGTGCTGTTCGGGGAGGAGGCCAAGAAGGCCACCGAGTTCATCCTGCTGGCGAACCAGTCGAACACGCCCCTCATCTTCCTGCAGAACACCACCGGCTACATGGTCGGCACCAGCTACGAGCAGGCGGGCATCATCAAGGACGGCGCGAAGATGATCAACGCCGTCACCAACAGCACGGTGCCGCACCTCACCGTGAACATGGCAGCCTCCTTCGGAGCCGGCAACTACGGGATGTCGGGACGGGCCTACGATCCGCGGTTCCTGTTCAGCTGGCCGAACATGCGGCAGGCCGTTATGGGCGCGGCCCAGCTCGCCGGCGTGATGTCCATCGTCGGGAAGGCCTCGGCCGCGAACGCCGGCCGAGAGTTCGACGCCGAAGCCGACGAACGCCAGCGACAGAAGGTCGAACGGCAGATCGAGTCGGAGTCGGAGGCGTTCTTCATGTCGGGGAAGATCTACGACGATGGGATCATCGACCCCCGGGACACCCGCGACGCACTCGGCATCGCCCTCTCCGCCGCCCATTCAGCCCGCGTCGCCGGCCGTTCCGGCTTCGGCGTCTTCCGGATGTGA
- a CDS encoding acyl-CoA dehydrogenase family protein produces MDFSVSAELADLTRGVAKVLAPFGGAYYGEHARDREPCAEAWTALGDAGFIGVNIPEEYGGGGAGMLELALVTEESAAQGVPLLLLLVSSAICAEVISTFGSTAQKERWLPALADGRSKMSFAITEPDAGSNTHEISTNAVRDGDGWLLNGSKYYISGVDEADAILVVARTGRDAEGKPLMSLFVVPTDAAGLERSRIEMDIALPEKQFTLFFGDVRLPADALIGEEGNGFQQVFHGLNPERITGAALLVGIARYALGRAAAYAREREVWGVAIGTHQGLSHPLAKASMETELAALMMRKAAWLHDNGLPAGEASNTAKYAAAEAALNAIDAAIQTHGGNGLAHEYGLMPYWGMARLLRIAPVSREMILNFIAQHSLKLPRSY; encoded by the coding sequence GTGGACTTTTCTGTCAGTGCAGAGCTCGCCGATCTGACCCGAGGGGTTGCGAAGGTGCTCGCCCCGTTCGGTGGCGCCTACTACGGCGAGCATGCCCGTGACCGCGAGCCGTGCGCCGAAGCGTGGACCGCGCTCGGCGACGCGGGATTCATCGGTGTGAACATCCCGGAGGAGTACGGCGGCGGCGGTGCCGGGATGCTCGAACTGGCACTCGTCACGGAGGAGTCCGCGGCGCAGGGTGTTCCCCTCCTGCTTCTGCTGGTCTCGTCGGCGATCTGCGCCGAGGTGATCTCGACCTTCGGTTCCACCGCGCAGAAGGAACGCTGGCTGCCGGCCCTGGCCGACGGTCGTTCGAAGATGTCGTTCGCCATCACCGAGCCCGACGCTGGTTCCAACACGCACGAGATCTCGACCAACGCCGTGCGTGACGGCGACGGCTGGCTGCTCAACGGCTCGAAGTACTACATCTCCGGCGTGGACGAGGCCGACGCGATCCTTGTCGTGGCACGCACGGGCAGGGATGCCGAGGGCAAACCGCTGATGTCGCTCTTCGTGGTGCCGACCGACGCCGCGGGCCTGGAGCGCTCGCGGATCGAGATGGACATCGCCCTGCCCGAGAAGCAGTTCACTCTGTTCTTCGGCGACGTGCGACTCCCTGCCGACGCACTCATCGGCGAGGAGGGCAACGGCTTCCAGCAGGTCTTCCACGGCCTGAACCCCGAGCGGATCACGGGTGCGGCCCTCTTGGTGGGGATCGCCCGGTACGCGCTCGGCCGCGCCGCCGCCTACGCGCGCGAGAGAGAGGTGTGGGGTGTGGCCATCGGTACGCACCAGGGCCTCTCGCACCCGCTCGCGAAAGCGAGCATGGAGACGGAACTCGCCGCCCTGATGATGCGGAAGGCTGCCTGGCTGCACGACAACGGGCTGCCTGCCGGTGAGGCCTCGAACACCGCCAAGTACGCGGCGGCCGAGGCGGCGCTGAACGCGATCGATGCGGCCATCCAGACCCACGGCGGCAACGGGCTCGCCCACGAGTACGGACTGATGCCCTACTGGGGCATGGCGCGGCTGCTCCGCATCGCGCCGGTCAGTCGGGAGATGATCCTGAACTTCATTGCCCAGCACAGTCTGAAGCTGCCGCGCTCGTACTGA
- a CDS encoding TIGR03084 family metal-binding protein encodes MAVDEAQWALLLGDLRAETAALLDTLGALQPAAWLTPTPAEGWDIHDQVVHLAFFDEVADVGFTDAPLFVLRSAELLAAGPDWVDRISHERRGLSPAELLAWFGRSRASILETFERIGPRARTPWFGPPMSAASSATARLMETWAHGQDICDALGVGHPATASLRHICHLGVITRGFAYALRARELPGAEVRVELEAPDGSVWEWGDPSLPDRISGQARDFAMVVTQRRNIADTGLEATPGAAWGWMSIAQAFAGSEGPGRPAGLFPKESG; translated from the coding sequence GTGGCCGTCGACGAGGCCCAGTGGGCGCTGCTGCTGGGCGACCTCCGCGCCGAGACGGCTGCACTCCTCGATACTCTGGGCGCCCTGCAACCCGCCGCCTGGCTGACCCCGACGCCCGCAGAGGGATGGGACATCCACGATCAGGTGGTGCACCTCGCCTTCTTCGACGAGGTCGCCGACGTCGGGTTCACGGATGCCCCGCTCTTCGTCCTGCGTTCGGCCGAACTCCTCGCGGCCGGCCCCGACTGGGTCGACCGGATCAGCCACGAACGCCGGGGCCTCTCCCCCGCCGAGCTCCTCGCCTGGTTCGGCCGCTCCCGCGCGTCGATTCTCGAGACGTTCGAACGGATCGGGCCGCGCGCCCGCACGCCGTGGTTCGGCCCACCGATGAGCGCGGCATCCTCCGCCACGGCGCGGCTGATGGAGACCTGGGCGCACGGGCAGGACATCTGCGACGCCCTCGGCGTCGGGCATCCTGCCACGGCGAGCCTTCGCCACATCTGCCATCTCGGCGTGATCACCCGCGGCTTCGCCTACGCTCTCCGGGCGCGTGAGCTCCCGGGCGCCGAGGTGCGCGTCGAGCTGGAGGCACCCGACGGCTCCGTCTGGGAGTGGGGCGACCCCAGCCTCCCCGACCGGATCTCAGGGCAGGCCCGCGACTTCGCGATGGTCGTGACGCAGCGCCGGAACATTGCCGACACCGGCCTCGAGGCCACCCCCGGCGCTGCATGGGGCTGGATGTCGATCGCCCAGGCCTTTGCGGGTTCAGAAGGCCCGGGGCGACCTGCCGGGCTCTTCCCGAAGGAGAGCGGATGA
- a CDS encoding biotin carboxylase N-terminal domain-containing protein — protein MTRIRTLLIANRGEIACRIIRTAREMGIRTVAVFSDADAEALFVAQADRAVRLPGVAPAQTYLRGDLIIEAALRTGADAVHPGYGFLSENADFAQAVGDAGLVFVGPTPDAIRAMGSKIRAKEMMAASGVPVLRGATVTGESTEAELIAGVADIGYPLLVKASAGGGGRGMRIVTEPSGLAESVASARREAGSAFGDDAVFVEKYITAPRHVEVQIFGDTHGTVVHLFERECSIQRRYQKVIEEAPSPVVSPALREELGAAAVAAGTALGYVGAGTVEFILDPSGAFHFLEVNTRLQVEHPVTELITGLDLVRLQLLVAEGEPLPPEALDATITGHAVEVRLYAEDPAAGFLPTSGRLREFELPSSVRTDTGFASGDTVSIHYDPMLAKVIAHAPTRTEAALVLAGALREARLHGVRTNRDLLAGILTEPEFLAARIDTAYLERHTVDDLSASPSGEELRRAVAAAALALRARQRAGATVQPAVSAGWRNVVSAPALVALAGEDGRAIDVRYRIDARHTELTVDGAALGEQLVFAVAEAGPDVHRVTLEIDGLREEFRVVFTDETVDGRRAEVVTIDVDGPFGGTEFTVVDLLPPPGSLAAAGSLTAPMPGSVVRVLVDVGAAVVAGQPIVVLEAMKMEHAVKSPQDGVVESVLVAVGEQVDIGQALAVVTGDEPAGD, from the coding sequence ATGACCCGAATCAGGACCCTGCTCATCGCCAACCGCGGCGAGATCGCCTGCCGCATCATCCGCACCGCCCGGGAGATGGGCATCCGGACGGTCGCCGTGTTCTCGGACGCCGACGCAGAGGCGCTCTTCGTCGCACAGGCCGACCGCGCGGTGCGACTGCCCGGTGTCGCCCCCGCCCAGACCTACCTGCGGGGCGACCTCATCATCGAGGCCGCCCTCCGCACCGGGGCGGACGCCGTGCATCCGGGGTACGGCTTCCTGTCGGAGAACGCCGACTTCGCCCAGGCCGTGGGGGACGCGGGACTGGTGTTCGTGGGCCCCACCCCTGACGCGATCCGGGCGATGGGATCGAAGATCCGCGCCAAGGAGATGATGGCCGCGTCGGGAGTCCCCGTGCTGAGGGGCGCCACGGTCACGGGCGAGTCGACCGAGGCGGAACTGATCGCCGGGGTCGCCGACATCGGCTACCCGCTGCTGGTCAAGGCGTCGGCCGGCGGGGGCGGGCGAGGCATGCGCATCGTCACGGAGCCTTCAGGGCTGGCCGAATCGGTGGCCTCGGCCCGCCGCGAGGCCGGCTCTGCCTTCGGTGACGACGCCGTTTTCGTGGAGAAGTACATCACCGCACCGCGGCACGTCGAGGTGCAGATCTTCGGAGACACCCACGGCACGGTCGTGCACCTGTTCGAGCGGGAGTGCTCGATCCAGCGCCGGTACCAGAAGGTCATCGAAGAGGCGCCGTCTCCTGTCGTGTCGCCGGCCCTCCGGGAGGAGCTCGGCGCTGCGGCCGTCGCCGCCGGCACCGCCCTCGGCTACGTGGGGGCCGGAACCGTCGAGTTCATCCTGGACCCGTCGGGAGCCTTCCACTTCCTGGAGGTGAACACGCGGCTGCAGGTCGAGCATCCGGTCACCGAGCTGATCACCGGGCTCGACCTGGTGCGGCTGCAACTGCTGGTCGCCGAGGGCGAGCCTCTGCCCCCTGAGGCTCTGGACGCGACGATCACCGGCCATGCCGTGGAGGTGCGCCTCTACGCTGAAGACCCGGCGGCCGGGTTCCTGCCCACGTCGGGTCGCCTCCGCGAGTTCGAGCTCCCGTCGTCGGTGCGCACCGACACCGGTTTCGCCTCGGGCGACACCGTGAGCATCCACTACGACCCGATGCTCGCCAAGGTCATCGCCCACGCCCCGACCCGCACCGAGGCGGCCCTCGTGCTCGCCGGCGCGCTCCGCGAGGCCCGACTGCACGGCGTTCGCACCAACCGGGACCTGCTGGCGGGCATCCTCACCGAACCCGAGTTCCTGGCTGCCAGGATCGACACGGCATACCTGGAACGACACACCGTCGACGATCTGAGCGCCTCCCCGTCGGGCGAGGAGCTCCGTCGGGCTGTCGCGGCGGCGGCTCTCGCCCTCAGAGCCCGGCAGCGGGCCGGCGCGACGGTGCAGCCGGCCGTCTCAGCCGGCTGGCGGAACGTCGTCTCGGCGCCCGCGCTGGTCGCCCTGGCCGGCGAGGACGGCCGCGCGATCGACGTCCGGTACCGGATCGACGCCCGGCACACCGAGCTCACGGTCGACGGCGCTGCGCTCGGTGAACAGCTCGTCTTCGCTGTCGCGGAGGCGGGGCCGGACGTCCACCGGGTCACCCTCGAGATCGACGGACTGCGCGAGGAGTTCCGGGTGGTCTTCACCGACGAGACGGTCGACGGCCGGAGGGCTGAGGTCGTGACGATCGATGTCGACGGGCCGTTCGGCGGCACCGAGTTCACCGTGGTCGATCTGCTGCCCCCACCCGGTTCGCTTGCGGCGGCCGGTTCGCTGACCGCGCCGATGCCGGGGTCTGTCGTCCGGGTGCTGGTCGACGTGGGTGCCGCCGTCGTCGCCGGCCAGCCGATCGTCGTCCTCGAGGCGATGAAGATGGAACACGCGGTGAAGTCACCGCAGGATGGTGTCGTCGAATCCGTGCTGGTGGCCGTCGGCGAGCAGGTGGACATCGGCCAGGCCCTCGCCGTCGTCACCGGCGACGAGCCGGCCGGGGACTGA
- a CDS encoding AMP-binding protein encodes MDISNDVRTMPAGALLSDNLIHRVNVGDSLTRTAARTPAAEALVQGDRRLTYREFNAQVNRMAGALSGAGLQSGSALALIAGNSIEFLVTYYACAKLGLVCVPMNLGWRTDEVAHVLKDSGACLAIVQDTLLAKNRAAIDGEPGIQRVIVFGESTREFDDFVASGADVEPEVFIDDRAALTYLYTSGTTALPKGVVGNHTAVYLESMTMALEGQFRGDDRFVAMMPMFHTAQLNCHCTSAIMVGAALHIIPGFDATVLLDLIEREQITQIFGLPMMYRAMLDHPTISDRDFGSLRRALYAMAPMPQETLVRCLEVFDCGFYLLFGQTEMSPTATIFRPEHQLSHPGAAGTPVVNVQVAIMGEGGKILDQGEVGEIVYRGPHTMTEYLHNPAATEAAFADGWFHSGDVGHLGVDGILWFTDRRKDVIKTGGENVSSIEVERAVYAAEPGVADAVVVGLPHPHWSEALTAFVTARDGATLAPDNIRQNMRSHIDAYKIPKAIVVIESVPRTSTGKIQKNLIRDAYATYYDEGPSAE; translated from the coding sequence GTGGACATCTCAAATGACGTCAGAACCATGCCCGCCGGCGCGCTGCTGAGCGACAACCTCATCCACCGGGTGAACGTCGGAGACAGCCTCACCCGCACCGCCGCGCGAACACCGGCGGCTGAGGCCTTGGTGCAGGGTGACAGGAGGCTCACCTACCGCGAGTTCAACGCACAGGTGAACCGGATGGCCGGGGCGTTGTCGGGCGCCGGCCTGCAGTCAGGTTCCGCGCTCGCGCTCATCGCGGGCAACAGCATCGAGTTCCTTGTCACCTACTACGCCTGCGCGAAACTCGGACTCGTCTGCGTGCCGATGAACCTGGGCTGGCGGACCGACGAGGTCGCCCACGTGCTCAAGGATTCAGGCGCATGCCTGGCCATCGTGCAGGACACCCTGCTGGCGAAGAACCGGGCTGCGATCGACGGGGAGCCGGGCATCCAGCGAGTGATCGTCTTCGGTGAGTCGACCCGCGAGTTCGACGACTTCGTGGCTTCCGGGGCGGATGTCGAGCCCGAGGTGTTCATCGACGACCGCGCCGCGCTCACCTACCTGTACACGAGCGGCACCACGGCCCTGCCTAAGGGCGTCGTCGGCAACCACACCGCGGTCTACCTGGAATCGATGACGATGGCGCTCGAGGGCCAGTTCCGGGGCGACGACCGGTTCGTGGCGATGATGCCGATGTTCCACACCGCGCAGCTGAACTGCCACTGCACGTCGGCCATCATGGTCGGGGCTGCGCTGCACATCATCCCCGGGTTCGACGCCACGGTGCTGCTCGATCTCATCGAGCGCGAACAGATCACCCAGATCTTCGGCCTGCCGATGATGTACCGGGCGATGCTCGACCACCCCACCATCTCCGACCGCGACTTCGGCAGCCTTCGCCGCGCGCTCTACGCCATGGCGCCGATGCCCCAGGAGACCCTCGTACGGTGCCTCGAGGTCTTCGACTGCGGCTTCTACCTGCTCTTCGGACAGACCGAGATGAGTCCGACCGCCACGATCTTCCGGCCGGAGCACCAGCTCTCCCACCCGGGTGCCGCGGGAACGCCGGTCGTGAACGTGCAGGTGGCGATCATGGGCGAGGGCGGGAAGATCCTCGACCAGGGCGAGGTCGGGGAGATCGTCTACCGCGGGCCGCACACGATGACGGAGTACCTGCACAATCCGGCAGCGACGGAGGCGGCGTTCGCCGACGGCTGGTTCCACTCCGGCGACGTCGGACACCTCGGCGTCGACGGCATCCTCTGGTTCACCGACAGGCGCAAGGACGTCATCAAGACCGGCGGCGAGAACGTCTCCTCGATCGAGGTGGAGCGCGCGGTCTACGCAGCGGAACCCGGCGTCGCCGACGCGGTCGTGGTCGGGCTGCCGCATCCGCACTGGAGCGAGGCGCTCACCGCCTTCGTCACCGCCCGCGACGGCGCGACGCTCGCACCCGACAACATCCGGCAGAACATGCGGAGCCACATCGACGCCTACAAGATCCCGAAGGCCATCGTGGTCATCGAATCGGTGCCCCGCACGTCGACCGGCAAGATCCAGAAGAACCTGATCCGCGATGCGTACGCCACGTACTACGACGAGGGCCCGTCGGCGGAATGA
- a CDS encoding TetR/AcrR family transcriptional regulator, producing MGPSAETAKSRATQERSIDTQARILDSAITALVQHGYSGATTLRIQEIAEVSRGRLLHHYPSRDDLLVAAVSHLTEARMRDLADDVAWPADPVARIEVAIARMWETFQQEYFWASSELWLAARANPRLKEALEPHERRLSAFIVQKVGSMFGDRLVAASSYVTVRDVLISSMRGVALSYAFRPRDAELDPHLAEWRAIARALLLPVDDRHSADGPSS from the coding sequence ATGGGCCCGAGCGCAGAGACAGCGAAGTCGCGTGCGACCCAGGAACGGAGCATCGACACGCAGGCGCGGATCCTCGACTCGGCGATCACCGCGCTGGTGCAGCATGGCTATTCCGGGGCCACCACCCTGCGCATCCAGGAGATCGCCGAGGTGAGCCGCGGCCGGCTCCTGCACCACTACCCCTCGCGGGACGACCTGCTCGTCGCCGCCGTCTCGCACCTCACCGAAGCTCGGATGCGGGACCTCGCCGACGACGTCGCGTGGCCGGCGGACCCGGTCGCGCGCATCGAGGTGGCGATCGCCCGCATGTGGGAGACGTTCCAGCAGGAGTACTTCTGGGCATCCAGTGAACTGTGGCTCGCGGCGCGGGCGAATCCGCGGCTGAAAGAGGCGCTCGAACCGCACGAGCGGAGGCTCAGCGCCTTCATCGTGCAGAAGGTCGGCTCGATGTTCGGCGACCGGCTCGTTGCAGCCAGCAGTTACGTGACGGTGCGCGACGTGCTCATCAGCAGTATGCGAGGCGTGGCCCTCAGCTATGCGTTCCGCCCGCGGGACGCCGAGCTCGACCCGCACCTGGCCGAGTGGCGTGCCATCGCCCGTGCCCTGCTGCTGCCGGTGGATGACCGTCATTCCGCCGACGGGCCCTCGTCGTAG
- a CDS encoding TetR/AcrR family transcriptional regulator, giving the protein MTSPKSARTRERRELILQSAANLMAERGYPSVSMTQIGAAAGIVGSAVYRHFDSKSTILGTLLDRVVKTMLTGTREAVASGRTGIDLLDTMVLTQTRTAIENRSLVAVYLRDAGNLPVDDLRSLRRQQRQLIEEWVFQCEAISPYASESELRTVVQAVLALINSVCTYDNPLPADQQVASLSRMASGALRAGLG; this is encoded by the coding sequence ATGACCAGCCCCAAATCGGCCCGCACCCGTGAGCGGCGCGAACTCATCCTGCAGTCGGCTGCGAACCTGATGGCGGAGCGCGGCTACCCGTCCGTCAGCATGACGCAGATCGGGGCAGCGGCCGGCATCGTGGGGTCGGCGGTCTACCGTCACTTCGACTCGAAGTCGACGATCCTCGGCACGCTGCTCGACCGCGTCGTCAAGACCATGCTCACCGGAACGCGCGAGGCCGTCGCGTCGGGCCGCACCGGGATCGACCTGCTCGACACGATGGTGCTCACCCAGACCCGCACGGCGATCGAGAACCGCTCGCTGGTGGCCGTCTACCTCCGCGACGCGGGCAACCTCCCGGTGGACGACCTGCGGAGCCTCCGCCGCCAGCAGCGCCAGCTCATCGAGGAGTGGGTCTTCCAGTGCGAGGCGATCTCACCGTACGCGAGCGAATCGGAACTCCGGACCGTGGTGCAGGCCGTGCTGGCGCTGATCAACTCGGTGTGCACCTACGACAACCCGCTCCCCGCCGACCAGCAGGTCGCCTCGCTCTCGCGGATGGCCTCCGGGGCGCTCCGCGCAGGCCTCGGATGA
- a CDS encoding acyl-CoA synthetase: MYPGAFTSTTPDKAAIIMADTGATVTYAELEERSVRLAHVLYDHGLRPGDSVAMLAPNSPLYYEVYWAAMRSGLYMTAINHRLSPVEVAYIANDCGARALIADSSLTETATAIIPLTGAITLRLSVGEAIAGHGSFDEALAAASNVPPSDQPRGKDMLYSSGTTGQPKGVKAPLPPYQVNDGADPLLPLFGPMFGWDADTVYLNPSPLYHAAPLRFGGMIHSVGGTVVILPRFDAVAALVAIERYRITHSQWVPTMFVRMLKLPAAERIGHDLSSHRVAVHAAAPISVETKRAMIEWWGPILHEYYAATEAVGVTFIDSKAWLERPGTVGKAGLGIIHISDEEGNELPVGERGLVYFEREVLPFSYHNDPEKTKKAQHPLHDNWGTTGDIGYVDDDGYLFLTDRAAFMIISGGVNIYPQEVENALTLHPKVHDIAVIGVPDAEMGEAVRGFVQAAPGVETGPELETELLDYLRARIAHFKVPREIEFVDSLPRTETGKLQKHRLREGFVAAP, from the coding sequence GTGTACCCAGGAGCATTCACCAGCACGACGCCGGACAAAGCGGCGATCATCATGGCCGACACCGGCGCGACCGTGACCTATGCGGAACTGGAGGAACGGTCCGTGCGGCTCGCGCACGTGCTCTACGACCACGGGCTGCGGCCGGGCGACAGCGTCGCGATGCTGGCTCCCAACTCACCGCTCTACTACGAGGTGTACTGGGCCGCCATGCGGAGCGGTCTCTACATGACGGCGATCAACCACCGTCTGTCGCCGGTCGAGGTGGCGTACATCGCGAACGACTGCGGGGCGCGGGCGCTGATCGCCGACAGCTCCCTGACGGAGACCGCCACCGCGATCATCCCGCTCACCGGGGCCATCACGCTGCGACTCTCGGTCGGCGAGGCCATTGCCGGCCACGGGTCGTTCGACGAGGCGCTGGCCGCCGCGTCGAACGTTCCGCCCAGTGACCAGCCGCGCGGGAAGGACATGCTCTATTCATCGGGCACCACCGGGCAGCCCAAGGGCGTCAAAGCCCCGCTCCCTCCCTACCAGGTGAACGACGGGGCGGATCCACTGCTGCCCCTTTTCGGTCCGATGTTCGGTTGGGACGCCGACACCGTCTACCTCAACCCCTCGCCGCTCTACCACGCGGCACCGCTGCGGTTCGGCGGCATGATCCACTCGGTCGGCGGAACCGTCGTCATCCTCCCCCGGTTCGACGCCGTCGCTGCGCTCGTCGCGATCGAGCGATACCGCATCACGCACAGCCAGTGGGTGCCGACGATGTTCGTGCGGATGCTCAAGCTGCCGGCCGCGGAGAGGATCGGTCACGACCTGTCGTCGCACCGGGTCGCCGTACACGCCGCGGCCCCCATCTCTGTCGAGACGAAACGCGCGATGATCGAGTGGTGGGGGCCGATCCTGCACGAGTACTACGCCGCGACGGAAGCGGTCGGCGTGACATTCATCGACTCGAAAGCCTGGCTGGAACGACCCGGAACGGTCGGGAAGGCGGGGCTCGGTATCATCCACATCAGCGACGAGGAGGGGAACGAGCTGCCCGTCGGCGAACGCGGGCTCGTGTACTTCGAACGCGAGGTGCTGCCGTTCAGCTACCACAACGATCCCGAGAAGACGAAGAAGGCGCAGCATCCGTTGCACGACAACTGGGGCACGACCGGTGACATCGGGTATGTGGACGACGACGGCTACCTCTTCCTCACCGACCGGGCCGCATTCATGATCATCTCCGGCGGTGTGAACATCTACCCCCAGGAGGTGGAGAACGCGCTGACCCTCCATCCGAAGGTGCACGACATCGCGGTGATCGGCGTTCCCGACGCCGAGATGGGGGAAGCGGTCAGAGGCTTCGTGCAGGCCGCCCCCGGCGTCGAGACCGGGCCGGAGCTAGAGACGGAGTTGCTCGACTACCTGCGGGCGCGGATCGCGCACTTCAAAGTGCCGCGTGAGATCGAGTTTGTCGACTCCCTCCCGCGCACCGAGACCGGGAAGCTGCAGAAGCACCGGCTGCGGGAGGGGTTCGTCGCCGCGCCGTGA